A genome region from Streptomyces xanthophaeus includes the following:
- a CDS encoding nuclear transport factor 2 family protein — translation MTSRALRTLTVLTATASLCATASAAYAAQDTGHRTPGIAAAWARAWNGTEPQALGALFTADGTYTDEAVGVTFRGRKEIAGWKARADTLIDNVHVTIRSARLDGDRITVRAVYSGHLKGAPKPFAVPMTTRLDLDRNHCRIAVDQDHYSLATVLAQSGLPADWTPPAA, via the coding sequence ATGACGTCCCGCGCGCTGCGTACCCTCACCGTGCTGACCGCCACCGCTTCCCTCTGTGCCACCGCCTCCGCCGCCTACGCCGCACAGGACACCGGCCACCGCACGCCGGGGATCGCTGCCGCCTGGGCCCGCGCCTGGAACGGCACCGAACCCCAGGCCCTCGGTGCCCTGTTCACCGCCGACGGCACCTACACCGACGAAGCTGTCGGTGTCACCTTCCGTGGCCGCAAGGAGATCGCGGGGTGGAAGGCCCGCGCCGACACCCTCATCGACAACGTCCACGTCACCATCCGCAGCGCCCGCCTCGACGGCGACCGCATCACCGTCCGGGCCGTCTACTCCGGCCATCTCAAGGGCGCACCCAAGCCCTTCGCCGTACCGATGACCACCCGGCTCGACCTCGACAGGAACCACTGCCGCATCGCCGTCGACCAGGACCACTACAGCCTGGCCACCGTCCTCGCCCAGTCCGGCCTGCCCGCCGACTGGACCCCGCCCGCGGCCTGA
- a CDS encoding HAD family hydrolase: MIKPVELVIFDCDGVLVDTERIAVRIQMALGAELGWPLTHEEAVDRFIGRSKESICEQIAQRLGQETAALWWEQLLRRHRDAVDRGLEAVDGLPGALAEITLPVCVASSGSHDKMRHTLGVTGLYERFAGRIFSAADVARGKPAPDLFLHAARRMGVDPAACVVVEDSRPGVQAARAAGMRAFGYAGGLTPPERLAGPGTVVFDDMRELPALVTGRHQGASPSDPAG; the protein is encoded by the coding sequence ATGATCAAGCCGGTGGAACTCGTGATATTCGACTGCGACGGAGTGCTCGTCGACACCGAACGCATCGCCGTGCGTATCCAGATGGCCCTGGGAGCGGAGCTCGGCTGGCCGCTGACCCACGAGGAGGCCGTCGACCGGTTCATCGGCCGTTCCAAGGAGTCGATCTGCGAACAGATCGCGCAGCGGCTGGGCCAGGAGACGGCCGCCCTGTGGTGGGAACAGCTCCTGCGGCGCCACCGGGACGCGGTGGACCGCGGGCTGGAGGCGGTCGACGGGCTGCCCGGGGCTTTGGCCGAGATCACCCTGCCGGTGTGTGTCGCCTCCAGCGGCTCGCACGACAAGATGCGCCACACCCTTGGTGTCACGGGGCTCTACGAACGCTTCGCAGGCCGTATCTTCAGCGCTGCCGATGTGGCCCGCGGCAAACCCGCCCCCGACCTCTTCCTGCACGCGGCACGGCGGATGGGCGTCGACCCCGCCGCGTGCGTGGTCGTGGAGGACAGCCGCCCCGGCGTCCAGGCCGCCCGCGCCGCCGGCATGCGCGCCTTCGGCTACGCGGGCGGACTCACCCCGCCGGAACGGCTCGCGGGCCCGGGCACCGTCGTCTTCGACGACATGCGCGAACTGCCCGCCCTCGTCACCGGCCGGCACCAGGGGGCGTCCCCCTCGGATCCTGCCGGCTGA
- a CDS encoding glycosyltransferase: MRILFTGPAAAGHLFPMIPTAQALRAAGHEVLFAGSQPLGQLREAGFPIVEIGDGRSIRDVFEQSTDEEVRYVAPDMTTDQILDRAAHGFALVSRSTVDGLLEAAESWRPDLLVYDSFQASAPLVAAKLGIPSVVHNFGVTSGLDMVARLAANFTEAYGTYGVDAPAEPTALNIVPASLGGDPGGLRVRYLPYNGGGTVPAGLLRRASRPRVAITLGTVLTELDGVRAIVRLIEAAASVDAEFLLAVGDADLGPLGTLPDNVRPLPWVPLAELLTASDALVHHGGSGTLLTALQAGLPQLLLPQGADHFANAAALTATGAALRSASDDVDAPLLARLTADPALREAATRLRAENAALPTPAETVPALEALAAS, translated from the coding sequence GTGCGCATACTCTTCACCGGACCGGCGGCAGCCGGCCACCTCTTCCCGATGATCCCGACCGCCCAGGCCTTGCGTGCCGCCGGCCACGAGGTGCTGTTCGCGGGCTCGCAGCCCCTGGGCCAGCTCCGCGAGGCCGGTTTCCCGATCGTCGAGATAGGCGACGGCCGCAGCATCCGGGACGTCTTCGAGCAGTCCACGGACGAGGAAGTGCGCTACGTCGCACCGGACATGACCACCGACCAGATCCTGGACCGGGCGGCCCACGGTTTCGCGCTCGTCTCCCGCTCCACCGTGGACGGTCTGCTGGAGGCCGCCGAAAGCTGGCGCCCCGACCTGCTGGTCTACGACTCCTTCCAGGCGTCGGCCCCGCTGGTCGCGGCCAAACTGGGGATCCCGTCGGTGGTCCACAACTTCGGCGTCACCTCGGGCCTGGACATGGTCGCCCGGCTCGCCGCCAACTTCACCGAGGCGTACGGGACGTACGGGGTGGACGCCCCGGCCGAGCCCACCGCCCTGAACATCGTCCCCGCCTCGCTCGGCGGCGACCCGGGCGGCCTGCGCGTGCGCTACCTCCCCTACAACGGCGGCGGCACCGTCCCCGCCGGACTGCTCCGGCGCGCAAGCCGTCCGCGGGTCGCCATCACCCTGGGCACCGTGCTCACCGAGCTGGACGGCGTCCGCGCCATCGTCCGCCTGATCGAGGCCGCCGCGTCGGTGGACGCCGAGTTCCTGCTCGCCGTCGGCGATGCCGACCTCGGCCCGCTCGGCACCCTCCCGGACAACGTCCGCCCGCTGCCCTGGGTCCCGCTCGCCGAGCTGCTGACCGCCTCCGACGCACTGGTCCACCACGGCGGCTCCGGCACCCTGCTCACCGCCCTGCAGGCCGGCCTGCCCCAGCTCCTGCTGCCCCAGGGCGCCGACCACTTCGCCAACGCCGCCGCCCTGACCGCCACCGGCGCCGCCCTGCGCTCCGCCTCCGACGACGTCGACGCCCCGCTCCTGGCCCGCCTCACCGCCGACCCGGCCCTGCGCGAGGCCGCCACCCGCCTGCGGGCGGAGAACGCGGCCCTGCCGACCCCGGCCGAAACGGTCCCCGCCCTGGAGGCCCTGGCCGCCTCCTGA